From the ANME-2 cluster archaeon genome, one window contains:
- a CDS encoding ArsR family transcriptional regulator encodes MGKRTRIINDPSDLVPLLRTFGSDTHKKVFDHLLVDWYTEDELKEMLKFDVEEGLSILKKSGLIESKWRMPEPGQTPTKEYHTSYSKIQVNFQCSIEDLADLLMITFTCDDDIRNMMEQIETEVVNGNQSMTGLSRVVGTSPLYLRGIARRSNKLLVKGQRIEFVGALE; translated from the coding sequence ATGGGTAAACGAACTCGTATAATTAATGATCCGTCGGATCTGGTTCCACTATTACGTACTTTCGGGTCCGATACTCACAAGAAAGTTTTTGATCATCTTCTGGTTGATTGGTACACTGAAGATGAGCTTAAGGAAATGCTCAAATTTGACGTGGAAGAAGGTCTTTCAATATTGAAGAAGAGTGGGTTGATCGAAAGCAAATGGCGAATGCCTGAACCAGGACAAACACCTACAAAAGAATATCATACCTCCTATTCTAAGATACAGGTAAACTTCCAGTGTTCAATTGAAGATCTTGCCGACCTGCTTATGATAACATTTACTTGTGACGACGATATCAGGAATATGATGGAACAGATCGAAACTGAAGTGGTCAATGGTAACCAGTCCATGACCGGTCTGTCAAGAGTGGTGGGGACCAGTCCGTTATATTTAAGAGGTATTGCACGGCGTTCCAATAAATTACTTGTTAAAGGTCAGAGAATCGAATTTGTCGGTGCTCTTGAATGA
- a CDS encoding winged helix-turn-helix transcriptional regulator, translating into MIDLLHSKKESTKFQILVEIAAHQPNVRQKEIADKVGITPQAVSEYIKELTDEGLIFSDGRVRYKVTKNGIEWVLERTAELKRYSKYVMEDIISHVSVWTAIADDDNKSGQKVSILMREGLLYATTYREGSASGVLTSDVRAGEDVGVTDLHGMIELDDVKITVCKVPRVERGGSRNVNLEMLRELTVDAKYLCVLGVESLIALRSIGREPNIMFGTRESVVEAAFHGLSSVVVSVDEEVPPLLNRLESEGLSYDLHDLRK; encoded by the coding sequence ATGATAGACTTACTTCACAGCAAAAAAGAAAGCACCAAATTTCAAATCCTTGTGGAGATCGCGGCACACCAGCCCAATGTTCGACAAAAAGAGATTGCAGATAAAGTAGGTATAACTCCCCAGGCAGTTTCTGAATATATCAAGGAACTTACCGATGAAGGTCTGATATTTTCCGATGGCAGGGTACGTTATAAAGTTACCAAGAATGGGATTGAATGGGTGCTTGAACGAACGGCTGAGTTGAAGCGGTATTCCAAATACGTAATGGAAGATATCATAAGCCATGTTTCTGTTTGGACAGCCATTGCAGATGATGATAATAAGTCAGGCCAGAAAGTATCGATTTTGATGCGTGAAGGATTATTGTATGCCACAACGTACCGGGAAGGTTCTGCGAGCGGTGTCCTGACCTCGGATGTCAGGGCAGGCGAGGATGTAGGAGTGACTGACCTGCATGGTATGATAGAACTGGATGATGTGAAAATAACAGTATGCAAAGTGCCCAGGGTGGAGCGAGGCGGTTCCAGGAATGTCAATCTTGAGATGTTACGTGAACTCACCGTGGATGCAAAGTATTTATGCGTGCTGGGTGTGGAATCATTGATCGCATTGCGCAGTATCGGCAGGGAACCCAATATCATGTTCGGGACCAGGGAATCGGTGGTGGAGGCAGCTTTTCATGGTTTATCTTCAGTTGTGGTATCTGTAGATGAAGAAGTACCACCACTATTGAACAGGCTTGAATCCGAAGGTCTGTCGTATGACCTTCATGACCTTCGTAAATGA
- a CDS encoding DEAD/DEAH box helicase: MSFIVLIRPTRAAVELLILKDGSSTASIHGILFLKHSSKGPRPFKFRVVEDGGEKVMAPSEAIDLLRMADLILVSGHGDETSEKDFLKMLEGYHLNHERVEVCRTCLSDGRFTPVDKGSIRYRGEFICENCGLSELHREINLCGRRMGEEGIERLFHQLLRTRDLNRMLVLLDPKKMDRELTFFDDIQASSQVNLLQSKDLDVDERLKNILPVTLLPVQSLSIASGLLKGKNQLVVSATATGKTLVGEMAGVNNILAGKGKMLFLVPLVALANQKYDQFRKKYQSLGLSTAIRVGQSRIGGGKGNRMRTSLDSDIIVGTYEGIDYLLRTGGRRRMGMVGTVVMDEVHMIQDPERGPRLDGLIARLRYLYPKCQFIYLSATVGEPGRLAGALDSTLIEYEERPIPLERHLIFGGPTEKLRLINQLAREEYDRKSSKGFRGQTIVFTNSRHNCHRLSDALQIHSAAYHAGLPYQQRRRIEQEFGNARLPVVVTTAALAAGVDFPASQVIFEGLAMGIEWLGQGEFLQMQGRAGRPDYHDRGVVVLMAEPDKSFGKGESEDKVAFRLLRGVVAPIEVESGEDAVLEQVAVSAAVWDDLNIIRTVESSRIGGGDADYLVGKLQDMGYVNVSGTRVQLTSMGRIMVKHFLNPEQVDVIKDGIESGQGPDEIVTGLAVFDRAFFVGADRIAASLNMRLPSRVFQGGAMEMALSGESLARLDSATQRKMVNFARDFLSCTCKGSPYCGCPERKFSWKLMEMRCEGLSAGGIIDELTSRYGVFAYAGDVMEYLEFAARNLEAVGEVAQVLGDEGMVKRAEGLLECIVG, from the coding sequence ATGTCGTTCATAGTTTTAATAAGACCGACCAGGGCAGCCGTCGAACTGTTGATATTGAAGGATGGCAGCAGTACTGCATCGATACATGGTATCCTCTTTTTAAAGCATAGTTCAAAAGGCCCCCGGCCTTTTAAGTTCCGGGTCGTTGAAGATGGTGGCGAAAAAGTAATGGCTCCGTCTGAAGCCATAGACCTGTTACGCATGGCAGACCTGATACTGGTTTCCGGACACGGGGACGAGACATCTGAAAAGGATTTCCTGAAGATGCTGGAAGGGTACCACCTGAACCATGAACGGGTGGAAGTCTGCCGTACCTGCCTGTCAGATGGACGGTTCACGCCTGTGGATAAGGGTTCTATCAGGTACCGGGGCGAATTTATTTGTGAGAACTGCGGTTTATCGGAACTGCACAGGGAAATAAACCTTTGCGGCAGGCGGATGGGTGAAGAGGGGATTGAAAGATTGTTCCATCAATTGCTCAGGACACGCGACCTGAACCGCATGCTGGTGTTGCTGGACCCAAAAAAGATGGACAGAGAACTTACCTTTTTCGATGATATCCAGGCAAGTTCACAGGTAAACCTGCTACAATCAAAGGACCTGGATGTGGATGAACGCCTGAAAAACATCCTTCCCGTTACGCTGCTACCGGTCCAGTCACTTTCCATTGCATCAGGATTGCTCAAGGGTAAGAACCAGCTGGTGGTTTCTGCCACTGCTACCGGTAAGACCCTGGTGGGCGAGATGGCCGGGGTGAACAATATCCTGGCCGGCAAAGGTAAAATGCTGTTCCTGGTACCCCTGGTAGCACTTGCCAACCAGAAGTATGACCAGTTCAGGAAAAAATACCAATCACTTGGACTTTCTACGGCCATTCGGGTGGGACAGAGCCGAATCGGTGGTGGGAAGGGAAACCGGATGCGCACATCGCTTGATTCAGATATCATAGTTGGTACCTATGAGGGAATCGACTACCTGTTGCGCACGGGTGGCAGGCGCAGGATGGGCATGGTTGGGACGGTGGTTATGGACGAAGTGCACATGATACAGGACCCTGAACGGGGGCCACGACTGGACGGGCTGATTGCCAGGCTCAGGTACCTGTACCCCAAATGCCAGTTCATCTATCTATCTGCCACAGTGGGTGAACCGGGCAGGCTTGCAGGTGCCCTTGACAGCACGCTTATCGAATATGAGGAGCGGCCTATACCTCTGGAGCGTCACCTGATATTTGGCGGACCCACCGAAAAGCTGCGTCTCATAAACCAGCTGGCCCGGGAAGAATATGACCGAAAGTCATCGAAGGGTTTCAGGGGACAGACCATCGTATTTACCAATTCCAGGCATAACTGTCACCGTTTGTCAGATGCATTGCAGATCCATTCGGCTGCTTATCATGCGGGCCTGCCGTACCAGCAGCGCAGGCGCATCGAGCAGGAGTTTGGAAATGCCCGGCTCCCGGTAGTCGTGACCACTGCCGCCCTGGCTGCAGGTGTGGATTTCCCTGCGTCGCAGGTGATATTCGAGGGGCTGGCTATGGGTATTGAATGGCTGGGCCAGGGCGAGTTCCTGCAGATGCAGGGACGTGCGGGCAGGCCTGATTATCACGATCGGGGTGTGGTGGTGCTAATGGCTGAGCCTGATAAGAGTTTCGGGAAAGGGGAGAGTGAAGATAAGGTGGCATTTCGGCTGCTCAGGGGAGTCGTTGCTCCTATTGAAGTTGAGTCCGGCGAGGATGCCGTGCTTGAACAGGTGGCGGTATCTGCGGCTGTTTGGGATGATTTGAATATTATCAGGACAGTGGAGTCGTCCAGGATCGGCGGCGGGGATGCGGACTATCTGGTTGGCAAGCTGCAGGATATGGGTTATGTAAATGTATCGGGAACCAGAGTGCAGCTCACCAGTATGGGAAGGATAATGGTGAAGCATTTCCTGAATCCTGAGCAGGTCGATGTGATCAAGGATGGGATAGAGTCAGGACAGGGGCCTGATGAGATTGTTACCGGGCTGGCAGTGTTTGACAGGGCGTTCTTTGTTGGAGCTGACCGTATTGCTGCCAGTTTGAATATGCGGCTGCCGTCCAGGGTGTTCCAGGGTGGTGCAATGGAAATGGCATTATCAGGTGAGAGCCTGGCGAGGCTGGATAGTGCAACTCAGAGGAAGATGGTGAATTTTGCCAGGGATTTTTTAAGCTGCACGTGCAAGGGTTCGCCTTATTGCGGCTGTCCGGAGCGGAAATTTTCCTGGAAACTGATGGAGATGAGGTGTGAAGGGCTATCTGCAGGAGGGATAATTGACGAGCTGACCTCCCGGTATGGTGTGTTTGCCTATGCTGGTGATGTGATGGAATATCTTGAGTTTGCAGCCAGGAACCTGGAGGCTGTGGGGGAGGTGGCTCAGGTGCTGGGGGATGAGGGGATGGTGAAGCGGGCTGAGGGGTTATTGGAGTGTATTGTGGGGTAA
- a CDS encoding thermosome subunit, which translates to MSGMGGQPIIIIDPGKSRTTGRDAQSMNITAAKAIADAVKTTLGPKGMDKMLVNAVGDVMITNDGAAILKQIDVQHPAAMMMVQISKTQEQEAGDGTTSAVVLAGELLTQAQKLIELEVHPTLIVSGYKLAAKKAQEILKSTAIQVSEDDNEMLRKIALTALSGKGSEMAHDNLADLCVEAIKAITDKFQTDIKHNIQIIHQKGGSIKDTKLIKGMVIDKARAHNNMPKLITNAKIAVLDVGIEVQKTSTSSKIKISTVEQMDEAYHEEYQTVKDQVDSLVKAGVNVVVTEKGIDDISLHYLGKLNILAIRRVKEDDIKRIVRATGAVVRSNTTDISPGDLGSAEIVEERGLGNYKMMYFEGCENPKAVTIMVHSGADYITEEVERALDDALSVVKVVLDEKNIMFGGGAPEIETAMQLREYASSLQGREQLAVSAFADAMEGIPRVLAENGGLDPVDILTELRSEHKKGNKTVGLNAITGKVMDMKETSVVEPLKVKIQSIKSATDAASMILRVDDVFASKYTGLMDVKPEHRVDSYDGIQAPDIGDDY; encoded by the coding sequence ATGTCAGGAATGGGCGGACAGCCAATAATTATCATTGACCCGGGTAAATCAAGGACGACAGGCCGGGATGCACAATCCATGAACATTACAGCAGCAAAAGCAATTGCCGATGCTGTGAAAACCACCCTGGGTCCAAAAGGAATGGACAAGATGCTGGTAAACGCTGTAGGAGACGTCATGATAACGAATGACGGTGCAGCCATCTTAAAGCAGATCGATGTGCAGCATCCGGCTGCTATGATGATGGTGCAGATATCAAAGACCCAGGAACAGGAAGCGGGAGATGGTACTACCAGCGCAGTTGTGCTCGCAGGCGAACTGCTTACCCAGGCCCAGAAATTGATCGAACTTGAGGTTCATCCTACATTGATAGTCAGCGGATACAAACTGGCAGCAAAAAAAGCACAGGAAATCCTGAAATCTACTGCCATACAGGTTTCAGAGGATGACAATGAAATGCTCAGAAAGATCGCTCTTACCGCACTTTCCGGAAAAGGGAGCGAAATGGCACATGATAATCTGGCAGACCTTTGCGTGGAAGCCATCAAGGCAATAACAGACAAGTTCCAGACCGATATCAAACATAATATCCAGATAATCCATCAAAAAGGCGGGTCCATCAAAGATACCAAACTCATTAAGGGTATGGTCATTGACAAGGCCAGGGCCCATAACAACATGCCAAAATTGATCACAAATGCAAAGATTGCTGTGCTGGATGTGGGTATTGAGGTACAGAAGACGTCTACAAGTTCCAAGATAAAGATATCTACCGTGGAACAGATGGATGAAGCATACCATGAAGAATACCAGACCGTGAAGGACCAGGTGGACAGTCTGGTTAAAGCCGGAGTGAACGTGGTGGTCACAGAAAAGGGCATTGATGATATTTCCCTTCATTATTTGGGCAAACTGAACATTTTGGCCATTAGAAGAGTGAAAGAAGATGATATCAAAAGAATTGTCCGCGCCACTGGTGCTGTTGTGCGCTCCAATACAACTGATATTTCTCCGGGCGACCTGGGTTCTGCCGAGATAGTGGAAGAGAGGGGACTTGGTAATTACAAGATGATGTATTTCGAAGGGTGCGAAAATCCGAAAGCAGTTACCATAATGGTTCACAGCGGTGCTGATTATATCACTGAAGAAGTGGAGCGAGCCCTGGATGATGCCCTGAGTGTCGTCAAGGTAGTGCTGGATGAGAAGAATATCATGTTTGGAGGCGGCGCACCCGAAATTGAAACAGCAATGCAGCTGCGCGAGTACGCCTCATCCCTTCAGGGACGAGAACAACTGGCCGTTTCAGCATTTGCCGATGCAATGGAAGGAATTCCACGTGTTCTTGCAGAGAATGGAGGACTTGACCCTGTTGATATCCTGACAGAACTGCGTTCCGAACATAAGAAAGGCAACAAGACCGTTGGCCTGAACGCAATTACCGGCAAGGTCATGGATATGAAGGAGACCAGTGTAGTGGAACCTTTGAAGGTGAAGATACAGTCTATTAAATCTGCCACCGATGCAGCCTCAATGATACTGAGGGTGGATGATGTATTTGCATCAAAATATACTGGTCTCATGGACGTCAAACCCGAGCACAGGGTGGATAGTTATGATGGTATCCAGGCACCGGATATTGGGGACGATTATTAG
- the grpE gene encoding nucleotide exchange factor GrpE, which yields MVKKNKVEVNLSKDETDEPEEEITMSKGKKQRSSKGKMTVEDQSLDKGRSEEDSEECSLEKLACELSESRALALDYLNHLQRLTAEFDNYKKRIDKERTEIIEYANVNLVAELIDVMENMERGIASARESQDRDSILKGMEMVYNQLKSILESKGLEPIDAVGQKFDHQCHDAMMKENSDECPDNTVLEEFQRGYRIKGRVVRYSKVKISEKKEK from the coding sequence ATGGTAAAAAAGAATAAGGTTGAGGTTAACCTATCAAAAGATGAGACAGATGAACCTGAGGAAGAGATTACGATGTCTAAAGGCAAGAAACAGCGTAGCTCAAAGGGGAAAATGACGGTTGAGGACCAGTCTTTGGATAAGGGGCGGTCTGAAGAAGATAGTGAGGAGTGCTCACTTGAAAAATTAGCCTGTGAACTGTCTGAATCCAGGGCACTTGCACTGGATTACCTGAACCATCTCCAGCGCCTTACGGCAGAGTTTGACAATTATAAAAAACGGATAGATAAAGAACGGACAGAGATCATCGAATATGCAAACGTTAACCTTGTGGCAGAACTTATTGATGTGATGGAGAACATGGAGCGGGGGATTGCCAGCGCCAGGGAGTCACAGGACAGGGATTCCATTTTGAAGGGGATGGAAATGGTGTATAACCAGTTGAAAAGCATCCTTGAATCAAAAGGTCTTGAACCCATTGATGCAGTAGGGCAGAAGTTTGACCATCAATGTCATGACGCGATGATGAAGGAAAACTCTGACGAGTGCCCCGACAATACTGTGTTAGAAGAGTTCCAGCGGGGATATAGGATAAAGGGCAGAGTGGTTCGATATTCAAAGGTAAAGATATCAGAGAAAAAAGAAAAATAG
- the dnaK gene encoding molecular chaperone DnaK, with protein sequence MGKIIGIDLGTSNSAAAALVGGRPTIIPSAEGTSVGGKAFPSVVAFTKDGQKLVGEPARRQAVSNPEGTIMAIKRKMGTNEKIDIRGKEFTPQDISAFILQKIKQDAEAHLGDKVEKAVITVPAYFNDNQRQATKDAGEIAGLEVIRIINEPTAASLAYGLDKKGDQEILVYDFGGGTLDVTIMEMGGGVFEVKSTSGDTQLGGTDMDKILIDYIAEDFKSKEGIDLRKDKTAVQRLREAAEKAKIELSTTMQTSINLPFITADQAGPKHLEMNLTRSKLEELVMPVIVKTRQPLEQAIKDAGLKTSDITTVILVGGPTRMPVVKKFVSDVVGREPERGVDPMECVAMGAAIQAGVLEGEVKDVLLLDVTPLSLGIETLGSVSTQLIERNTTIPTRKSQIFSTAADNQTSVDIHVLQGERAMAADNTTLGRFTLIGIPMAPRGIPQIEVTFDIDANGIIHVTAKDLGTNKEQKITITSTHKLSEDEIRKKMDDAKQYEEQDKKIKELIEIKNQADTLAYTTEKALSDLGDKVPDKERTSITEKIAKTREAIKSDNKDTIQTAIDELTKEMQKISTKIYEQAAQEQAAAGTEPEHEGETGNDNVVDAEYEVVDEDKD encoded by the coding sequence ATGGGAAAGATAATAGGAATTGACCTGGGAACTAGCAATTCGGCGGCTGCAGCTCTTGTCGGTGGCCGTCCAACGATAATACCCAGTGCAGAAGGCACAAGTGTTGGCGGAAAGGCATTCCCGTCAGTGGTGGCTTTCACCAAGGATGGGCAGAAACTGGTTGGGGAACCAGCCCGCAGACAGGCAGTAAGCAATCCGGAAGGCACGATAATGGCCATCAAACGGAAGATGGGAACGAATGAAAAGATAGACATCAGGGGTAAGGAATTCACTCCCCAGGATATATCTGCTTTTATTCTGCAGAAAATCAAGCAGGACGCTGAAGCGCACCTTGGAGACAAAGTAGAGAAGGCGGTCATAACCGTACCTGCATATTTCAATGATAACCAGAGACAGGCCACCAAGGATGCGGGCGAGATAGCGGGTCTTGAAGTAATACGTATCATAAATGAGCCCACAGCAGCATCACTGGCATATGGACTTGATAAGAAGGGCGACCAGGAAATACTGGTGTACGATTTCGGTGGCGGTACCCTTGATGTTACTATTATGGAAATGGGCGGTGGTGTGTTCGAAGTAAAATCCACTTCAGGTGATACCCAGTTGGGTGGTACTGATATGGATAAGATCCTCATAGATTACATTGCAGAGGATTTCAAATCAAAAGAAGGAATTGACCTTCGGAAAGATAAGACCGCTGTTCAACGCCTGCGGGAAGCTGCAGAGAAGGCAAAGATCGAACTTTCGACCACAATGCAGACGTCCATCAACCTGCCGTTCATCACAGCTGACCAGGCAGGACCCAAACATCTTGAGATGAACCTTACAAGATCCAAACTGGAAGAGCTGGTCATGCCTGTAATAGTGAAGACACGACAACCTTTGGAACAGGCTATCAAGGATGCAGGATTGAAGACCTCAGACATTACTACGGTCATTCTGGTGGGTGGACCCACCCGGATGCCGGTGGTGAAGAAGTTCGTTAGCGATGTGGTTGGCAGGGAGCCGGAACGTGGTGTTGACCCTATGGAATGCGTGGCAATGGGTGCAGCGATACAGGCCGGTGTGCTGGAAGGCGAGGTCAAGGATGTGCTGTTGCTTGACGTAACACCGCTGTCCCTTGGTATTGAGACCCTGGGTAGTGTTTCAACCCAGCTCATCGAGCGCAATACCACGATTCCCACCAGGAAGAGCCAGATATTCAGCACAGCTGCTGATAACCAGACCTCAGTGGACATTCATGTACTCCAGGGTGAGCGTGCCATGGCGGCAGACAATACTACGCTGGGACGTTTCACTCTTATAGGAATTCCTATGGCGCCAAGGGGTATTCCCCAGATTGAAGTGACCTTTGACATTGATGCCAATGGTATCATTCATGTAACTGCTAAGGACCTGGGTACCAATAAAGAGCAGAAGATAACCATCACTTCTACCCATAAGCTTTCAGAGGATGAGATAAGGAAGAAGATGGATGATGCCAAGCAGTATGAGGAACAGGATAAGAAGATAAAGGAACTGATCGAGATTAAGAATCAGGCAGATACTCTGGCCTATACTACTGAGAAAGCCCTTTCCGACCTGGGTGATAAGGTACCTGATAAAGAGCGCACGTCTATTACAGAGAAGATAGCGAAGACAAGGGAAGCCATCAAAAGCGATAACAAGGATACTATCCAGACGGCTATCGATGAACTCACCAAGGAGATGCAGAAGATCAGCACGAAGATATACGAGCAGGCTGCACAAGAGCAGGCTGCTGCTGGTACTGAACCCGAACATGAGGGTGAGACCGGAAATGACAATGTAGTAGATGCTGAGTACGAAGTTGTAGACGAGGATAAGGATTAA